One segment of Syntrophorhabdus sp. DNA contains the following:
- the ligA gene encoding NAD-dependent DNA ligase LigA encodes MDREDIEKRIGHLREELEYHNYRYYVLDDPAVTDREYDDLMRELTRLETEHPEFADPASPTQRVGSRPLDAFTSVPHSIPMLSLQNAMDEEEVRDFHRRVTKLLGTSDVEYVMEVKIDGLAVELVYIEGIFTLGSTRGDGNVGEDVTQNLRTIRAIPLRLRTDGDAPVPSRLEVRGEVYMGKTEFLALNGQREQTGEPLFANPRNAAAGSIRQLDPRVTATRKLNIFCYAPGNVSEAPFSTHMEFLDRLKAWGFRVNGNTRLCRTIDEVVDHYDHIRSIREEIPYEIDGTVIKVNRIDHQTTLGTVSRSPRWAIAYKFEAIEEETTVEDILVSVGRTGALTPVAALKPVTVGGVEVSRATLHNEDEIARKDVRVGDRVIVTRAGDVIPEVVRVLDAGRPGRAGPFRMPEKCPVCGEVVVRPAGEAIRRCVNINCPAQIKGSIEHFASKRAMDIDGLGTKLVEQLVDRQVIRDVADLYYIRKETLAGLARMADRSAGNIIDAIEASKQRPFARFINALGIRQVGEHAADLLAERFDSIDKLMAADTQMLLAIPEIGPEAAGSITAFFRDPKNRETIARILAAGVKLEYERGGTRKLAGLTFVFTGSLSSLSRDEARAKVEELGAKTASSVSKKVSYVVTGEEAGSKLDKARQLGLAILTEQEFMDLLA; translated from the coding sequence ATGGACAGGGAAGATATCGAAAAAAGGATCGGGCACCTCAGGGAGGAGCTGGAGTACCACAACTACCGGTACTATGTCCTCGACGACCCCGCGGTGACGGACAGGGAATACGACGACCTCATGCGCGAGCTTACGCGCCTCGAGACGGAACACCCGGAATTCGCGGACCCCGCATCACCGACGCAGCGGGTGGGGTCGCGACCCCTCGATGCCTTCACCTCGGTCCCGCACTCCATCCCCATGCTGAGCCTGCAGAACGCCATGGACGAGGAGGAGGTGAGGGATTTCCACAGACGCGTCACGAAGCTCCTCGGGACGAGCGATGTCGAATACGTCATGGAGGTGAAGATAGACGGCCTGGCCGTGGAGCTCGTCTACATCGAGGGGATCTTCACCCTGGGGTCCACGCGGGGCGACGGCAACGTCGGCGAGGACGTGACACAGAACTTGCGCACGATCCGGGCCATTCCGTTGCGTCTTCGGACCGATGGGGACGCACCCGTGCCGTCCCGCCTCGAGGTCCGCGGAGAGGTCTACATGGGCAAGACAGAGTTCCTTGCCCTGAACGGACAGCGCGAGCAAACGGGAGAACCTCTCTTCGCGAATCCGCGAAACGCGGCGGCAGGCTCCATCCGCCAGCTCGACCCCAGGGTCACCGCGACGAGGAAGCTCAACATATTCTGCTACGCCCCCGGCAACGTTTCGGAGGCCCCCTTCTCCACCCACATGGAATTCCTCGATCGCCTCAAAGCGTGGGGCTTCAGGGTCAACGGCAACACCCGGCTCTGCCGTACCATCGATGAGGTGGTGGACCACTACGACCATATCAGGTCCATCCGCGAGGAAATTCCCTACGAGATAGACGGCACCGTCATCAAGGTGAACAGGATCGATCACCAGACAACTCTTGGAACCGTCTCGCGCTCACCCCGCTGGGCCATCGCCTACAAGTTCGAAGCGATCGAAGAGGAGACGACGGTCGAGGACATCCTGGTCAGTGTCGGCCGGACGGGTGCCCTAACCCCCGTCGCCGCCCTCAAACCCGTCACCGTGGGCGGGGTGGAGGTCTCAAGGGCCACCCTTCACAACGAGGACGAGATAGCGCGAAAGGACGTGAGGGTGGGCGACAGGGTCATCGTGACCCGCGCGGGCGACGTCATCCCCGAGGTCGTCAGGGTCCTCGATGCCGGAAGGCCGGGCCGGGCCGGGCCTTTCAGAATGCCCGAAAAATGCCCCGTCTGCGGCGAGGTGGTGGTGCGGCCCGCAGGAGAGGCCATTCGGCGCTGCGTCAACATCAACTGCCCCGCCCAGATCAAGGGGAGCATCGAGCACTTTGCCTCCAAGCGGGCCATGGACATCGACGGCCTGGGGACGAAGCTCGTGGAGCAGCTCGTCGACAGGCAGGTCATCCGCGACGTGGCGGACCTCTATTATATAAGGAAGGAAACCCTTGCCGGCCTCGCGCGCATGGCCGACAGATCAGCCGGGAACATCATCGACGCCATCGAGGCGTCAAAGCAGAGGCCCTTCGCGCGCTTCATCAACGCGCTGGGCATCCGCCAGGTGGGCGAACACGCGGCGGACCTTCTGGCCGAACGCTTCGACTCCATCGACAAGCTCATGGCGGCGGACACACAGATGCTGCTGGCCATACCCGAGATCGGTCCCGAGGCGGCGGGCAGCATCACCGCCTTCTTCCGCGATCCGAAGAACCGCGAGACCATAGCACGGATCCTGGCCGCCGGCGTCAAGCTCGAGTACGAACGGGGCGGCACGCGGAAGCTGGCCGGCCTTACCTTCGTCTTCACCGGCTCCCTCTCGTCCCTGTCCCGCGACGAGGCGCGGGCAAAGGTCGAGGAACTCGGCGCTAAGACCGCCTCGTCGGTGAGCAAGAAGGTCAGCTACGTCGTCACCGGCGAAGAGGCCGGCTCCAAGCTCGACAAGGCAAGGCAGCTCGGCCTCGCGATACTCACGGAACAGGAATTCATGGACCTCCTCGCGTAG
- a CDS encoding TonB-dependent receptor yields MNHNRAVEGPRDRQVRIVTLRVFFVVLFSLIIAPAFAVAEGEGREPSGLAAMPIEELMGVEVSTVLGASRYEQRISDAPASISIITSQDIKRYGYRTMADVLNSVPGLYVTSDRNYGYLGAGGFLRQGDYNTRMLLLVDGHRMNNNIYDTAAVGNDLILDLDLVDRIEVIRGPGSSLYGSNAFFGVINVITKGAGHVSGLELSAEAGSSDANKQRATFGRAFGRGLEMVLSATRYSSRGQSLYYKEYDSPATNSGRSDGNDHEGYSSFFTNLRIHGLDVQAAYGSRAKGIPTGAWGTVFNDDRTKSTDTQGYIDVRYRRALKDNQDLSVRVFYDYYRYDGKYLFDYPPLTMNRDLAVGKWWGTEAFYKTRIKDRHTVIAGLEYRDNLVQQQKNYDDSPHAVYLDDDRGSYSLGAYAQGEFVVTDRVLVNLGARYDHYKDFSGRLNPRAALIWNPMEKTTAKLIYGEAYRIPNTYELYYTDGNVTQGANPGLDPETIRTYELVLEKYVKDFRLCLSGFYYDVENLISQQIDPAGLMVFANTGRAEGKGIQFEMERKWLAGFSGRFSYSFQEVSSDQDGVEFANFPKHLVKLNVFGPVIRNWLGAGMEIQYASAQKNLDGTRDGGYTLVNATLLSERIFRDLDLSFSVYNLFDKKYSNPGSREHVQSDIEQDGRTFRLKATYRF; encoded by the coding sequence ATGAACCACAACAGGGCTGTTGAGGGGCCCAGAGACCGACAGGTCAGGATCGTCACGCTCCGGGTTTTCTTTGTTGTTCTGTTTTCCCTTATCATCGCGCCTGCCTTCGCGGTGGCCGAAGGGGAGGGCAGGGAGCCGTCGGGACTCGCCGCGATGCCCATCGAAGAGTTGATGGGGGTGGAGGTATCGACGGTACTCGGCGCGTCGCGGTACGAGCAGAGGATATCGGATGCTCCCGCCTCCATCAGCATCATCACCTCCCAGGACATAAAGCGCTACGGATACAGGACCATGGCGGACGTTCTCAACAGCGTGCCGGGGTTGTACGTCACGTCCGACAGGAATTACGGGTACCTGGGCGCGGGCGGTTTCCTGAGGCAGGGCGACTACAATACGCGAATGCTGCTGCTTGTCGACGGCCACAGGATGAACAACAACATTTACGATACCGCGGCGGTGGGCAACGATCTCATCCTTGACCTCGACCTCGTGGACCGCATCGAGGTGATACGGGGGCCGGGGTCGTCGCTCTACGGGAGCAACGCCTTCTTCGGTGTCATCAACGTCATAACGAAGGGTGCGGGCCACGTGAGCGGTCTGGAACTATCGGCCGAAGCGGGCAGCTCGGATGCGAACAAGCAGAGGGCCACCTTCGGCCGCGCCTTCGGCAGGGGATTGGAGATGGTGCTGTCGGCGACCCGCTACAGCAGCAGGGGACAGAGCCTGTACTACAAGGAATATGACAGTCCGGCGACGAATTCGGGGCGGTCCGACGGCAATGACCACGAGGGATACTCATCGTTCTTCACCAACCTCAGGATCCACGGCCTCGACGTTCAGGCCGCCTATGGTTCCCGCGCCAAGGGCATCCCCACGGGGGCCTGGGGAACCGTTTTCAATGACGACAGGACGAAGTCGACCGATACCCAGGGCTACATAGACGTCAGGTACCGCAGGGCGCTCAAGGACAACCAGGACCTCTCGGTGAGGGTCTTTTACGATTATTACCGCTATGACGGGAAATACCTCTTCGACTATCCGCCCCTTACCATGAACAGGGACCTTGCGGTGGGCAAATGGTGGGGAACGGAGGCGTTCTACAAGACCCGGATAAAAGACCGGCACACCGTGATAGCGGGATTGGAGTACCGGGATAACCTTGTACAACAGCAAAAGAACTATGACGACAGTCCCCATGCGGTCTACCTTGACGACGACAGGGGATCGTACAGCCTGGGCGCCTACGCCCAGGGAGAGTTCGTAGTCACCGACAGGGTGCTTGTCAATCTGGGCGCCCGGTACGACCACTACAAGGATTTTTCGGGGAGGCTGAACCCCAGGGCCGCGCTCATATGGAACCCCATGGAAAAGACGACGGCGAAGCTCATCTATGGTGAGGCCTATCGCATACCCAACACCTACGAGCTGTACTACACCGACGGGAACGTGACGCAGGGGGCAAACCCCGGCCTCGACCCCGAGACGATCAGGACCTACGAGCTCGTTCTCGAGAAATACGTGAAAGACTTCCGCCTGTGCCTTTCCGGGTTCTACTATGATGTGGAGAATCTTATAAGCCAGCAGATCGACCCCGCCGGGCTCATGGTCTTTGCCAACACGGGAAGGGCCGAGGGTAAGGGTATCCAGTTCGAGATGGAGAGGAAGTGGCTTGCTGGTTTTTCGGGACGGTTCTCCTACTCGTTTCAGGAGGTCTCGAGCGATCAGGACGGCGTTGAGTTTGCGAATTTTCCGAAACATCTCGTCAAGCTCAATGTTTTCGGCCCGGTGATCAGGAACTGGCTCGGCGCGGGAATGGAGATACAGTACGCGAGCGCGCAGAAGAACCTCGACGGTACCCGCGACGGGGGTTACACCCTGGTGAACGCCACGCTGCTCAGTGAGAGGATCTTCAGGGATCTCGACCTCTCTTTCAGCGTTTACAACCTCTTCGATAAGAAGTACAGCAATCCCGGGTCGCGTGAGCATGTCCAGAGCGACATCGAGCAGGATGGCAGGACCTTCAGGCTGAAGGCGACGTACCGGTTCTAG
- a CDS encoding YfiR family protein, whose protein sequence is MKTLLIIAVLWGFALTVQPDSLHAQVREFGEYDVKAVFMANFFKFVEWPSPVREYRMCIYGSDPFGESMRIVEGMTVRGRTLEVRRPASLRSLGDCHVLFICSSERRRIHTILDAVRGMDLLTVGDTEGYAQEGVMVNFYIEASKVKFEINLRSIQSSRITVSSQLLKLGRVVDGE, encoded by the coding sequence ATGAAGACCCTGTTGATCATAGCGGTCCTTTGGGGATTCGCACTTACGGTCCAGCCGGATTCCCTTCACGCCCAAGTCCGGGAGTTCGGCGAATACGACGTGAAGGCGGTGTTCATGGCGAACTTCTTCAAGTTCGTCGAATGGCCTTCCCCGGTCCGGGAATACAGGATGTGCATTTACGGTTCGGACCCCTTCGGAGAGAGTATGCGGATCGTGGAAGGCATGACGGTGCGGGGACGGACCCTGGAGGTCAGAAGGCCGGCGTCCTTACGTTCCCTCGGCGACTGCCACGTGCTTTTCATCTGCTCATCGGAGAGACGGCGCATCCATACCATTCTCGACGCGGTCAGGGGTATGGACCTCCTGACCGTGGGAGACACGGAGGGTTATGCGCAGGAAGGGGTCATGGTGAATTTCTACATAGAGGCAAGCAAGGTGAAGTTCGAGATCAATCTCAGGTCGATACAAAGCTCCCGCATCACGGTCAGCTCCCAACTCCTTAAGCTGGGAAGGGTGGTGGACGGTGAGTAG
- a CDS encoding PAS domain S-box protein has protein sequence MSRSRDLRSRAMALFRNLPLKRKLILIHLISTIAILAFVGTIITVNEVLSARKTFISDSEGLMEGLAKNSAASLVFRDQKDAEETLRVLQAFPDVRYAAIIDKAGAMQAEYRRDASPGEIRRGRGLGSGYGFGLSEAWFSRAVTLDSERVGSVYLLRDLTRLYGNLYRNIGILALAVIASLVIGYYLSLYLQRMVTDPMTRLLGMMKTIADRQQYELRADAAGKDEIGDLARGFNDMLQKIEERDTELTAHRQHLAELVRKRTEELVRVNAELTRELEQRERFEQALGESEKRYRAIFENTGNASIIIEEDSTISLANAEFARLSGYDLDEVIGKRSWTEFIHPDFVEQLKEYHALRRMSGDGIPSGYDVKAVDRSGRTLEVHLTVGLLPDSRKTIASILDITEWKAMEVQLLQSRKMEAVGQLAAGVAHDFNNILTAIIGYGSVLQMSLSAESPERTYVDSILHAGQKAAALTQGLLAFGRKQVIAPREIDLNDAVRNMEGLLRRMIGEDVELRCRYRPEETVVLADSGQIGQVLMNLATNARDAMPGGGLLLIETSVVTVGRDSGGEDAGMEPGSYALLTVSDSGTGIPEEIVERIFEPFFTTKGVGQGTGLGLSIVYGIVTQHSGHVHVRSKPGIGTVFSVHLPLIKGAHAAAVDVDPSISTGLTDGTETILLAEDDEMVRRFIGMVLTERGYEVIEARDGEEALRIFEDRGDSVDLLLLDVVMPGMSGKAFYDNAERMRPGVKAIFMSGYTADIIHRKGVREEGVHFISKPIIQQELMRKIREVLDA, from the coding sequence GTGAGTAGGAGCAGGGACCTGCGCTCCCGGGCAATGGCTCTTTTCAGGAATCTGCCCCTGAAGCGCAAGCTCATTCTTATCCATCTCATTTCCACGATAGCCATCCTGGCTTTTGTCGGGACGATCATTACCGTCAACGAGGTGCTGTCCGCGCGGAAGACCTTCATATCCGATTCGGAAGGGCTCATGGAAGGTCTGGCGAAGAACAGTGCGGCGTCCCTCGTCTTCCGCGATCAGAAGGACGCCGAGGAGACCCTGAGGGTCCTTCAGGCGTTTCCCGATGTCCGGTACGCCGCTATCATCGACAAGGCTGGGGCCATGCAGGCCGAGTACAGGCGCGACGCGTCGCCCGGCGAGATTCGCCGGGGGAGGGGACTTGGGAGCGGGTACGGCTTCGGTCTCTCGGAGGCGTGGTTCTCTCGTGCCGTAACGCTGGACAGTGAACGGGTAGGATCTGTTTATCTTCTCCGCGACCTGACGAGGCTCTATGGGAACCTCTATCGGAACATCGGGATCCTGGCCCTTGCCGTCATCGCGTCCCTCGTCATCGGATACTACCTTTCTCTTTACCTCCAGCGGATGGTTACCGACCCCATGACCAGGCTCCTCGGGATGATGAAGACCATCGCCGACAGGCAGCAGTACGAGTTGAGGGCAGATGCGGCGGGGAAGGACGAGATAGGTGACCTCGCGCGGGGTTTCAATGATATGCTTCAAAAGATAGAGGAAAGGGACACGGAACTGACCGCGCACCGCCAGCACCTGGCCGAACTGGTGCGGAAGCGCACGGAGGAGCTCGTCAGGGTGAACGCGGAGTTGACGCGGGAGCTGGAACAGCGTGAAAGGTTCGAGCAAGCCCTCGGCGAATCGGAGAAACGCTACCGTGCCATCTTCGAGAACACGGGCAATGCGAGCATCATTATCGAAGAGGATTCCACGATCTCTCTCGCGAACGCCGAGTTTGCCCGCCTCTCGGGATACGATCTCGATGAGGTGATCGGCAAGAGGTCCTGGACGGAATTCATCCACCCCGACTTCGTGGAGCAGCTGAAGGAGTACCATGCCCTTCGGAGGATGAGCGGTGACGGCATTCCGAGCGGTTACGACGTCAAGGCCGTCGACAGGTCCGGCAGGACGCTTGAGGTGCATCTCACGGTGGGTCTCTTGCCTGACTCCAGGAAGACCATCGCGTCGATCCTTGACATAACGGAATGGAAGGCCATGGAAGTCCAGCTTCTGCAGTCCCGGAAGATGGAGGCCGTGGGACAGCTCGCAGCGGGTGTCGCCCACGATTTCAACAATATCCTGACGGCCATCATCGGCTATGGCAGTGTCCTGCAGATGAGCCTCAGCGCGGAGAGCCCCGAGAGGACATACGTGGATTCCATACTTCACGCCGGGCAGAAGGCCGCCGCGCTCACACAGGGCCTTCTTGCCTTCGGCAGGAAGCAGGTAATAGCTCCCCGGGAGATCGATCTCAACGATGCCGTCAGGAACATGGAGGGGCTTCTGCGGAGAATGATCGGTGAGGACGTGGAGCTGAGGTGCCGTTACCGCCCGGAGGAGACGGTGGTCCTTGCCGACTCCGGGCAGATAGGGCAGGTGCTGATGAACCTGGCGACGAACGCCCGGGACGCGATGCCGGGCGGTGGTCTCCTGTTGATAGAGACATCGGTCGTTACCGTCGGGAGGGACTCCGGAGGGGAGGACGCGGGCATGGAGCCCGGGAGCTATGCCCTTCTCACGGTGAGCGACTCGGGGACGGGCATACCGGAGGAGATCGTGGAGCGCATCTTCGAGCCTTTCTTCACCACAAAGGGGGTGGGGCAGGGGACGGGCCTCGGGCTCTCGATCGTCTACGGGATCGTTACCCAGCACTCCGGGCATGTCCATGTTCGGAGCAAACCGGGAATAGGGACCGTCTTTTCCGTCCATCTTCCTCTCATCAAAGGCGCTCACGCGGCCGCGGTCGATGTGGATCCCTCCATATCGACGGGACTCACCGACGGGACGGAGACGATCCTCCTTGCCGAAGATGACGAAATGGTGCGGAGATTCATCGGGATGGTCCTTACGGAGCGCGGCTACGAGGTCATCGAAGCCCGGGACGGAGAGGAGGCCCTGCGCATCTTCGAAGACCGCGGGGACTCTGTCGACCTGCTCCTTCTCGATGTCGTCATGCCGGGGATGAGCGGGAAGGCGTTCTATGACAACGCCGAAAGGATGAGGCCCGGCGTCAAGGCCATCTTCATGAGCGGCTATACCGCGGACATCATCCACAGGAAGGGCGTGCGGGAGGAAGGGGTACACTTCATCTCGAAGCCCATCATTCAACAGGAACTGATGAGGAAGATCCGGGAAGTGCTGGACGCATAG
- the secD gene encoding protein translocase subunit SecD — translation MIKSLKLRFILIAVFLVVSIVYCLPNVVELEGVWKKYLPSDKIHLGLDLKGGMHLLLELDTTKLMDNITDRRVSALKDGMISDGVRFLGIDRKGSSIHVSIRPDQKEKLFNVVGNKFPDLKAGTAKAEGDLLNIEFLLPEKELASIKENAVNQALETIRNRIDQFGVSEPVIVKQGENQILVQLPGVKDPDRALELIGRTAQLEFKLVDEEAMRQGGETGAIPAGSEVLKIRSKNKETGIETTAPIVLKKQAVLTGELLTDARVHMGSGDIGSEISVGLEFNSEGGRIFDKVTAENVNRRLAIVLDNTVYSAPQIRERISGGKASITGGFTLNEAKDLAIVLRAGALPAPVKVVQNITIGPTLGQDSINKGMLATLLATLFVVIFMIVYYRYSGIIANIALGLNLIYLLGVFSAFKATMTLPGIAGIALTIGMGVDSNVLIFERIREELRLGKTVRAAVDGGYAKAWVAIFDSHITTLITAAVLFIFGTGPIKGFAITLIFGMIINLFTAVFGSKTIFDWILVKFKPRTLSI, via the coding sequence GTGATCAAGTCACTGAAACTGAGATTCATTCTCATTGCTGTTTTCCTCGTCGTTTCCATCGTTTACTGCCTTCCCAATGTTGTGGAGCTCGAGGGCGTCTGGAAGAAATACCTTCCCAGCGATAAGATCCACCTCGGGCTTGACCTGAAAGGCGGCATGCACCTGCTCCTCGAGCTCGATACGACAAAGCTCATGGACAACATAACCGACCGGCGGGTGAGCGCCCTCAAGGACGGCATGATCTCCGACGGCGTGAGGTTCCTCGGCATAGACAGAAAAGGGAGCAGCATTCACGTCTCTATCAGGCCCGACCAGAAAGAGAAGCTCTTCAATGTTGTGGGGAACAAGTTCCCGGACCTCAAGGCCGGCACGGCGAAGGCGGAAGGGGATCTTTTGAATATCGAGTTCCTTCTGCCCGAGAAAGAGCTTGCCTCGATCAAGGAGAACGCCGTCAACCAGGCCCTGGAGACGATACGCAACAGGATCGACCAGTTCGGTGTGTCGGAGCCTGTGATCGTGAAACAGGGAGAGAACCAGATACTGGTGCAGCTCCCGGGCGTGAAGGACCCCGACAGGGCGCTCGAGCTCATAGGCAGAACGGCACAGCTGGAATTCAAGCTCGTCGACGAAGAGGCCATGAGACAGGGCGGCGAGACCGGGGCAATACCCGCGGGCAGCGAAGTCCTCAAGATCAGGTCCAAGAACAAGGAGACGGGTATTGAGACCACAGCCCCCATCGTTCTGAAGAAACAGGCCGTCCTGACGGGCGAGCTTTTGACGGACGCACGGGTCCACATGGGCAGCGGGGATATCGGCAGCGAGATATCGGTGGGCCTCGAATTCAACAGCGAAGGCGGGAGGATCTTCGACAAGGTGACGGCGGAGAACGTGAACAGGAGACTTGCCATAGTCCTTGACAACACCGTCTATTCGGCACCGCAGATCCGCGAGAGGATCTCCGGCGGCAAGGCGTCCATCACCGGCGGCTTCACGCTCAATGAGGCAAAGGATCTTGCCATCGTGCTTCGGGCGGGCGCCCTCCCGGCGCCGGTGAAGGTGGTGCAGAACATCACCATCGGTCCGACGCTCGGTCAGGACTCGATCAATAAGGGCATGCTGGCCACGCTCCTCGCGACCCTCTTCGTTGTCATATTCATGATCGTCTACTACCGGTATTCGGGCATCATCGCCAATATCGCCCTTGGACTTAACCTCATATATCTGCTCGGTGTGTTCAGCGCCTTCAAGGCCACGATGACCCTGCCCGGCATAGCAGGTATCGCGCTCACCATCGGCATGGGCGTCGATTCCAATGTCCTCATCTTCGAGAGGATACGCGAAGAGCTGCGGTTGGGGAAGACGGTCCGGGCGGCGGTTGACGGGGGCTACGCCAAGGCGTGGGTGGCGATATTCGACTCCCACATCACCACGCTCATCACGGCGGCCGTCCTCTTCATATTCGGAACAGGGCCGATAAAGGGTTTCGCGATAACCCTGATCTTCGGCATGATCATAAATCTCTTTACCGCGGTGTTCGGATCGAAGACCATCTTCGACTGGATACTCGTGAAATTCAAACCCAGAACACTGAGTATATGA
- the secF gene encoding protein translocase subunit SecF produces MELIKDTKIDFISLRKKAFAISAILVAVGIFSFIMISLGKANLSIDFTGGTNVQVRFAEKVNIGDLRSALEKGGIDDVQIQEVSGTRDFFIKTKLSDTEKESLTTKITSILSTQLKGAKFEMLGSNMVGPGVGQSLKKYAIIAIVLALLGIIIYIAWRFTFLSGIAATIATFHDVLVIAGVFYFLNKEFNLLIITALLTIAGYSLQDTVVVFDRIRENSGKMKSREDFGSIINASINEVLSRTIVTGISTLISLAAIMIFGGEVLFDFAFALFLGLIVGTYSSIFVASPILYAWRQKIR; encoded by the coding sequence ATGGAGCTCATTAAAGATACGAAAATAGATTTCATCTCGCTAAGGAAGAAGGCATTTGCCATATCGGCGATACTCGTGGCCGTGGGGATATTCTCTTTTATCATGATCTCTCTCGGCAAGGCCAACCTCAGCATCGACTTCACGGGCGGCACGAACGTGCAGGTGAGGTTCGCCGAGAAGGTCAATATCGGCGACCTGAGGTCCGCCCTGGAGAAGGGCGGTATTGACGATGTGCAGATCCAGGAGGTCAGCGGAACGCGGGATTTTTTCATCAAGACGAAGCTTTCGGACACGGAGAAGGAGTCCCTCACAACGAAGATAACCTCCATCCTGTCGACGCAGTTGAAGGGCGCCAAATTCGAAATGCTGGGAAGCAACATGGTCGGTCCCGGCGTAGGCCAGTCGCTGAAGAAATACGCCATCATCGCCATCGTTCTGGCCCTGCTCGGGATCATCATCTACATTGCCTGGAGGTTTACCTTCCTATCGGGCATCGCGGCGACCATCGCCACCTTCCACGATGTTCTCGTTATAGCGGGGGTTTTCTACTTCCTCAACAAGGAGTTCAATCTCCTCATCATCACAGCTCTTTTGACCATAGCGGGATATTCCCTCCAGGACACGGTCGTTGTCTTTGACCGCATCAGGGAGAACTCGGGCAAGATGAAATCCCGCGAGGATTTTGGCAGTATCATCAACGCGAGCATCAACGAGGTCCTTTCCAGGACGATCGTCACGGGTATCAGTACCCTTATCAGTCTAGCCGCCATTATGATCTTCGGCGGGGAAGTGCTCTTCGATTTCGCCTTCGCGCTTTTTCTTGGCCTCATTGTGGGCACTTACTCTTCGATCTTCGTGGCGAGCCCGATTCTCTATGCATGGCGCCAAAAGATCCGTTAA
- the serS gene encoding serine--tRNA ligase yields MIDPRMIRENIEAVNAALAKRQASFDAGRLVELDGERRRLIQETEKLKNEKNTLSNEIAKLRKSGADAADKIEYQRSLGRRIEETGNGLKAVEEEWEQLLLVIPNIPDPSVPLGSTDEDNTVVKTWGQKPSFAFTPKAHWDLGEGLDILDFKRAAKITGSRFTLYKGPGALLERALINFMLDLHVGEHGYTEVLPPFMVNRASMTGTGQLPKFEEELFHLEGVDYFLIPTAEVPVTNIHADEILKEEELPVKYVSYTPCFRKEAGAHGKDTRGLTRQHQFNKVELVKFAHPDNSFDELEGLLLDAEDVLKKLNIHYRVSALCTGDLGFSSAKTYDIEVWLPGQDIYREISSCSCFTDFQARRAKIRFRRQGGKTELVHTLNGSGLAIGRTVMAVMENYQNADGTITIPEALRPYMHGAEKIG; encoded by the coding sequence ATGATCGACCCAAGAATGATCCGCGAGAACATAGAGGCGGTGAATGCCGCGCTGGCGAAAAGGCAGGCCTCATTCGATGCCGGCAGGCTCGTCGAGCTCGACGGGGAGCGCCGCAGGCTTATCCAGGAAACGGAGAAGTTGAAGAACGAGAAGAACACCCTCTCCAACGAGATAGCGAAACTGAGGAAGTCCGGTGCCGATGCCGCCGATAAGATAGAGTACCAGCGCTCGCTGGGCAGGAGGATCGAGGAGACAGGGAACGGTCTCAAGGCCGTTGAAGAGGAATGGGAGCAGCTTCTCCTCGTCATTCCCAACATACCGGACCCCTCGGTTCCCCTGGGGTCGACGGACGAGGATAACACGGTCGTCAAGACCTGGGGTCAGAAGCCTTCCTTCGCCTTCACACCGAAGGCCCACTGGGACCTCGGCGAGGGCCTCGACATACTCGATTTCAAGCGTGCCGCCAAGATCACCGGTTCGCGTTTCACCCTCTACAAGGGCCCGGGGGCACTCCTCGAGCGGGCCCTTATCAACTTCATGCTCGACCTCCACGTCGGGGAGCACGGATATACCGAAGTGCTGCCTCCCTTCATGGTCAACCGCGCCTCGATGACGGGCACGGGCCAGTTGCCCAAGTTCGAGGAAGAGCTCTTCCACCTCGAGGGGGTGGACTACTTCCTCATACCCACCGCCGAGGTACCCGTGACCAACATCCATGCCGACGAGATACTCAAGGAAGAGGAACTCCCCGTCAAGTATGTCTCGTACACCCCCTGTTTCCGCAAGGAAGCGGGGGCCCACGGGAAGGACACCCGGGGGCTTACGCGCCAGCACCAGTTCAACAAGGTGGAGCTCGTCAAGTTCGCCCACCCCGACAACTCCTTCGACGAGCTGGAGGGCCTCCTGCTCGATGCCGAGGACGTTCTCAAGAAGCTCAATATCCATTACCGTGTCAGCGCCCTGTGCACAGGAGACCTCGGGTTCTCCTCGGCCAAGACCTACGACATCGAGGTCTGGCTCCCCGGGCAGGACATCTACCGTGAGATATCCTCATGCAGCTGCTTCACCGACTTCCAGGCCCGCCGGGCGAAGATCCGCTTCCGCAGGCAGGGAGGAAAGACGGAGCTCGTCCACACCCTGAACGGCTCCGGCCTCGCCATAGGCAGGACGGTCATGGCCGTCATGGAGAACTACCAGAACGCAGACGGCACAATAACCATCCCCGAGGCCTTACGACCGTACATGCACGGCGCGGAGAAAATAGGATAG